A region from the Corylus avellana chromosome ca7, CavTom2PMs-1.0 genome encodes:
- the LOC132186666 gene encoding leucine-rich repeat extensin-like protein 3 gives MASSRPPPPKPLDLELTIVSAKHLKNVNWKNGELKPYAVFWVDPDRRLATKSDDSGSTHPVWNERFTLPLTLQLHDSVLTLEIFHSKPSETPKPLVGTLRLPLKNLESPDDQNRIRKFELTRPSGRPQGKIHVKLAVRERPLPPDYHIAPPPSYFYSSAPVIPPPRDYRGYPPSPYTSPLPAPSPSPPPPYQYSSYSDAYPGYYSGYYSNAPPPPLPPRPFFDRPVSYSGPGGPSGPSAPVDYSQYEQKPRSSKMGVGTGLAVGAVAGALGGLALEEGLKYEEEKITERVENDMAARDDQSDYHPGYADFY, from the coding sequence ATGGCCTCGTCTCGCCCTCCGCCACCGAAGCCTCTGGACCTGGAGCTCACCATCGTCTCCGCTAAGCACCTGAAGAACGTGAACTGGAAGAACGGCGAGCTCAAGCCCTACGCGGTCTTCTGGGTCGACCCGGACCGCCGGCTCGCCACCAAGTCCGACGACTCCGGTTCGACCCATCCCGTCTGGAACGAGCGGTTCACGCTCCCACTCACCCTCCAACTACACGACTCCGTCCTCACCCTCGAGATCTTCCACTCCAAGCCCTCCGAGACACCCAAACCCTTGGTCGGCACCCTCCGCCTCCCGCTCAAGAACCTGGAAAGCCCAGACGACCAGAACCGGATCCGAAAATTCGAGCTCACCCGCCCATCGGGTCGCCCCCAGGGCAAGATCCATGTAAAGCTCGCCGTTCGTGAACGCCCTCTGCCGCCAGATTACCATATTGCCCCTCCACCGAGCTATTTTTACTCCAGTGCCCCTGTCATTCCTCCTCCGCGCGACTACAGGGGATACCCGCCTTCGCCGTACACGTCGCCGCTCCCCGCGCCCTCTCCGTCTCCGCCGCCTCCATATCAGTACAGCTCGTATTCCGATGCCTATCCGGGGTACTACTCCGGGTATTACTCTAACGCGCCGCCACCGCCCCTCCCGCCGAGGCCGTTCTTCGATCGGCCCGTGAGTTACAGTGGGCCTGGTGGGCCCAGTGGGCCGTCTGCCCCGGTGGACTACTCGCAGTATGAGCAGAAGCCCAGGAGCTCAAAAATGGGCGTGGGGACGGGATTGGCTGTGGGCGCGGTCGCTGGAGCTTTAGGTGGGCTCGCGTTGGAAGAGGGATTGAAGTATGAGGAGGAGAAGATCACTGAGAGAGTTGAGAATGACATGGCTGCGCGCGACGATCAGAGCGATTATCACCCTGGTTATGCTGACTTTTATTGA